In one window of Tubulanus polymorphus chromosome 3, tnTubPoly1.2, whole genome shotgun sequence DNA:
- the LOC141901664 gene encoding pre-mRNA-splicing factor ISY1 homolog, with amino-acid sequence MARNSEKAMTTLARWRAAHIDKVNEQTRRPYLASECDDLTQCEKWRRQIIGEISRKVAQIQNAGLGEFKLRDLNDEINKLLREKRHWEDRIIELHGPNYKRIGPKMLDSEGREVPGNRGYKYFGAAKDLPGVRELFEQAPPPAPRKTRSELMKEVSADYYGYRDEEDGVLIPLEKQMEKEVVANLVAKWKAKKESDQVAPVSEEKNEDDDDDIYAVDAVKETDGEPVAMETEEVETNFIAHVPVPSQKDVEEALVRRKKMELLERYASDVLKSDSEDTRKLLGLTTPE; translated from the coding sequence atggcaaGAAATTCAGAGAAAGCGATGACGACGCTCGCGCGTTGGCGTGCGGCTCATATAGACAAAGTGAACGAACAAACGAGACGGCCGTATCTCGCATCGGAATGCGATGATCTTACGCAATGCGAGAAATGGCGGCGACAAATAATCGGAGAAATTTCGAGAAAAGTCGCTCAAATTCAAAACGCCGGTTTAGGAGAATTCAAATTACGCGATCTCAACGACGagatcaataaattattacgCGAGAAAAGACACTGGGAAGATCGAATTATCGAACTTCACGGTCCGAACTATAAGAGGatcgggccaaaaatgctcgatTCTGAGGGAAGAGAAGTTCCCGGCAATCGCGGTTATAAATATTTCGGGGCCGCGAAAGATCTCCCGGGAGTGAGAGAACTGTTCGAACAAGCGCCGCCTCCGGCACCTCGTAAAACGAGATCGGAACTGATGAAAGAAGTCAGCGCCGATTATTACGGTTATAGAGATGAAGAAGACGGAGTTCTGATTCCGTTAGAGAAACAAATGGAAAAAGAGGTTGTCGCAAATCTCGTCGCTAAATGGAAGGCGAAGAAAGAATCCGACCAGGTGGCGCCAGTTTCCGAAGAGAAAAACgaggatgatgatgacgatatATACGCAGTCGATGCCGTAAAAGAAACCGATGGGGAACCTGTTGCCATGGAGACTGAGGAGGTTGAGACGAACTTTATCGCGCATGTTCCCGTGCCATCGCAAAAAGATGTCGAAGAAGCGTTGGTGCGACGAAAAAAGATGGAATTGTTAGAACGATACGCGTCCGATGTGCTGAAATCCGATTCGGAAGATACTCGTAAATTACTTGGACTAACAACACCGGAATAA